GTTCAGCAGTCCCTCGGGCACGAATCCGCGGTCACGGTGGATGAAGAGATTGGATTCGGGATCGCGCTTGGACAGCTTCTTGTTTCCCGCACCCATCACGAACGGCAGGTGGCCGAATTCTGGTGTGCTGTCCGCGACACCGATCCGGATGAGCGCCTCGTACAACGCCAACTGACGCGGGGTCGAGGACAGCAGGTCCTCTCCGCGAAGCACGTGCGTGATCTTCATCAGCGCGTCGTCCACCGGATTCACCAACGTGTACAACGGAATCCCGTTACCTCGGGTGAGAGCAAAGTCCGGCACCGTGCCGGCTTTGAAAGTCGTCTCCCCACGGACGAGGTCCGTCCACGACAGATCGTGATCGGGCATACGCAACCGAACGACGGGGCTGCGGCCTTCGTCGCGAAACTTCTGTCGCTGCTCGTCGGTCAGATCCCGATCGAAGTTGTCATAACCCAACTTGGGGTCCCGCCCGGCGGCCTTGTGGCGGGTCTCGACCTCCTCGGGGGTCGAAAAGGAGTGGTACGCCTCCCCCGCTTCGAGCAGCTGTCGGACTACATCGAGATGTTGATCACGCCGTAGCGACTGTCGATACGGTTCGTACGGCCCACCGACCTCCGGGCCCTCGTCCCAGGTGAGCCCGAGCCATCGCAGTGCGTCGAGGATCGCCGCATACGAGTCTTCGGAATCACGTGCTGCATCGGTGTCCTCGATGCGAAAGACGAAAGCACCACCATGATGGCGCGCGAACGCCCAGTTGAACAGTGCCGTGCGGATCAAGCCCACGTGCGGGGTGCCGGTCGGTGACGGACAGAATCGGACTCGTACTTCGTTGGAGGTCATAGCTCGCTCGCGTTCGAGGGGAAGGTGAAAGGATCGTCAGTTCTTGGCGGCGACGGGGTTGGTCAGCGTGCCGATGCCCTCGACGGTGACCGACACCGACTGGCCCGCAATGATCGGACCGACGCCCTCGGGGGTACCGGTGAGAATAACGTCGCCGGGCAGCAGGGTCATGACGGCCGAGACCCACTCGATGATCTCAGGGATGTCGTGCAGCAGCAACGACGTCCTACTGCGTTGTTTCACCTCGCCGTCGACCTCGGTCGTGATTTCGAGGTCGGAGGCGTCGAGCGAGGTCTCGATCCAAGGCCCGAGCGGGCAGAACGTGTCGTGACCCTTGGCCCTGGTCCATTGACCGTCGTGCCGTTGATGGTCGCGAGCAGATACGTCGTTCGCAACGGTATAACCCAGGACCACATCGAGAGCTTTGGCTGCAGGCACGTCCTTGCACGGACGCCCGATCACGATAGCCAGTTCGCCTTCGTAGTGAACCTCGTTCGAGGTCGCCGGCAACATGATGGGCGCTCCCGGCCCGACGATCGAGGTGTTCGGCTTGATGAAGATAACGGGATCCTTGGGAGCCTCCCCGCCCATCTCGGCTACATGTGCGGCGTAGTTCTTTCCGATCGCTATGACTTTGCTGGCGAGGATCGGCGCGAGCAGACGAACGTCGGCCAGCGGCCACGAACGACCCGTGAAAGTCGGCGTGCCGAAGGGATGTTCGGCAATCTCCTTGGCGGTGCGTTCATCACCCTCTCCCTCGATACTCACGAATGCCACACCATCAGGACTTGCAATTCGACCCAGACGCATGTCGAAAGTCTATCGACCTTCTATTTCGCGGCGTCCATGCCGTCCGATGCAGCGCGCGCTACGGGTGTAACGTCGCTTCTGGATTTCAGATACCAAGATCTGGAGTCCATATAGTGGGAACCAGGAATGAGGCCATGACTGCAACAGCTCGCGCGCTCGACACCGACAGCGCCCGAAAGTGGTTCATGCTCGCGCTCGGAATGCTCGCGCAGACTTCAGGCGCGGTGTTCATCAACGGAGCTGCTTTTCTCATTCCGACTCTGCACGAGGACCGCGGGTTGAGCCTGCCCAGTGCTGGACTGCTCGTCGCGATGCCGACGGTGGGGATCATGCTCACGCTGATCGCGTGGGGCATGCTCGTCGACCGCATCGGTGAACGCCTCGTACTCGCTCTCGGGCTCGGCCTCACTGCGGCTGCCAGCTTCGCAGCGTTTTTCACCACCTCGTTCGCAATGCTCGGCCTGTGCCTGCTGATCGGCGGAATGGCGGCAGCCAGCGCAAACAGCGCGTCTGGACGCGTCGTCGTGGGATGGTTCCCGCCCCAGCGACGCGGCCTCGCCATGGGTATCCGCCAGATGTCGGTACCACTGGGCGTCGCCATCGCCGCACTGTCGATACCAC
This region of Rhodococcus sp. PAMC28707 genomic DNA includes:
- a CDS encoding fumarylacetoacetate hydrolase family protein, with translation MRLGRIASPDGVAFVSIEGEGDERTAKEIAEHPFGTPTFTGRSWPLADVRLLAPILASKVIAIGKNYAAHVAEMGGEAPKDPVIFIKPNTSIVGPGAPIMLPATSNEVHYEGELAIVIGRPCKDVPAAKALDVVLGYTVANDVSARDHQRHDGQWTRAKGHDTFCPLGPWIETSLDASDLEITTEVDGEVKQRSRTSLLLHDIPEIIEWVSAVMTLLPGDVILTGTPEGVGPIIAGQSVSVTVEGIGTLTNPVAAKN
- the gltX gene encoding glutamate--tRNA ligase yields the protein MTSNEVRVRFCPSPTGTPHVGLIRTALFNWAFARHHGGAFVFRIEDTDAARDSEDSYAAILDALRWLGLTWDEGPEVGGPYEPYRQSLRRDQHLDVVRQLLEAGEAYHSFSTPEEVETRHKAAGRDPKLGYDNFDRDLTDEQRQKFRDEGRSPVVRLRMPDHDLSWTDLVRGETTFKAGTVPDFALTRGNGIPLYTLVNPVDDALMKITHVLRGEDLLSSTPRQLALYEALIRIGVADSTPEFGHLPFVMGAGNKKLSKRDPESNLFIHRDRGFVPEGLLNYLALLGWGISDDHDVFSLDEMVAAFDISTVNSNPARFDQKKADAINAEHIRLLEPADFAARLRTFLTEQGHLPEQVDEEQFAVAADLVQTRIVVLSDAWGLLKFLYVADSDFGIDPAAAAKNLTADAGPVLDATITALTELSSWRTADLEATLKAALIDGLELKPRKAFAPVRVAVTGSHISPPLYESMELLGREKTLARLGAARASIG